One genomic window of Manihot esculenta cultivar AM560-2 chromosome 16, M.esculenta_v8, whole genome shotgun sequence includes the following:
- the LOC110603647 gene encoding pre-mRNA-splicing factor SYF1: MSISRELYPSQDDLLYEEELLRNPFSLKLWWRYLIARREAPFKKRFIIYERALKALPGSYKLWHAYLTERLEIVRNLPITHSQYETLNNTFERALVTMHKMPRIWIMYLQTLTNQKLITRTRRTFDRALCALPVTQHDRIWELYLRFVSQEGVPIETSLRVYRRYLKYDPSHIEDFIEFLVNSRLWQEAAERLASVLNDDQFYSIKGKTKHTLWLELCDLLTRHAKEVSGLNVDAIIRGGIRKFTDEVGRLWTSLADYYIRRGLFEKARDIFEEGMTTVVTVRDFSVIFDAYSQFEESMVAHKMENLDLSDEEEDELEENGSLQDEDVRLEVNSKFEKKILSGFWLHDDNDVDLMLARLEYLMDRRPELANSVLLRQNPHNVEQWHRRIKLFEGNPTKQILTYTEAVRTVDPMKALGKPHTLWVAFAKLYENHNDLVNARVIFDKAVQVNYKTVDNLASIWCEWAEMEIRHKNFKGALELLRRATAEPSVEVKRRVAADGNEPVQMKLHKSLRLWTFYVDLEEGLGTLESTRAVYERILDLRIATPQIIINYSLLLEEHKYFEDAFKVYERGVKIFKYPHVKDIWVTYLSKFVKRYGKSKLERARELFEHAIEMTPADSVKPLYLQYAKLEEDYGLAKRAMKVYDQATKAVPNNEKLEMYKIYIARAAEIFGVPKTREIYEQAIESGLPDKDVKTMCLKYAELEKSLGEIDRARGIYVFASQFADPRSDEDFWNEWHEFEVKHGNEDTFREMLRIKRSVSASYSQTHFILPEYLMQKDQRLNIDEAKDKLKLAGVPEDEMAALERQLAPVANNAKAKDSSRKVGFVSAGVESQPDGAMKGNANQEDIELPEESDSEDDEKVEITQKDVPSAVFGGLVRKREETEKEELGDHATAAKDKDGGAGPLGALERIKRLKRG, translated from the exons ATGTCAATTTCTAGAGAGCTTTACCCTTCCCAGGATGATCTTTTATATGAAGAGGAGCTGTTGCGTAATCCATTCAGCCTCAAGCTCTGGTGGCGCTACCTAATAGCCCGCCGTGAAGCACCTTTCAAAAAGCGGTTCATTATCTATGAGAGAGCCCTCAAAGCTTTACCAGGGAGCTACAAGCTTTGGCATGCATATCTTACTGAGCGTCTCGAAATTGTCAGAAACCTACCCATTACTCACTCTCAATATGAAACCCTGAACAATACATTTGAAAGAGCATTGGTTACTATGCATAAAATGCCCAGAATTTGGATTATGTACTTGCAAACCCTTACCAACCAAAAATTGATTACCCGCACGCGTAGAACTTTTGATAGAGCACTCTGTGCATTGCCTGTCACTCAGCATGATAGGATTTGGGAGCTATATTTGAGGTTTGTGAGCCAAGAGGGCGTGCCAATTGAGACTTCACTTCGGGTTTATAGGAGGTACTTGAAATATGACCCTAGTCATATTGAggattttattgaatttttggTGAATTCTCGTCTTTGGCAAGAAGCAGCTGAGAGACTAGCTTCAGTGTTGAATGATGATCAGTTTTATTCAATAAAGGGGAAAACAAAGCATACATTATGGCTAGAATTGTGTGATTTGCTTACTAGACATGCAAAGGAAGTGTCTGGGTTGAATGTTGATGCCATTATTAGAGGTGGGATTAGGAAGTTTACAGATGAGGTTGGCAGGTTGTGGACATCGCTTGCTGATTATTATATCAGGAGGGGTTTGTTTGAGAAGGCAAGGGATATTTTTGAGGAGGGGATGACTACAGTGGTTACAGTAAGGGACTTCAGTGTTATATTTGATGCATATTCACAGTTTGAAGAGAGTATGGTTGCTCATAAGATGGAGAATTTGGACTTGAGTGACGAGGAAGAGGATGAGTTGGAGGAGAATGGCTCTTTGCAGGATGAAGATGTTCGTTTGGAAGTGAATTCCAAGTTTGAGAAGAAGATACTTAGTGGGTTTTGGTTacatgatgataatgatgtggattTGATGCTAGCCCGGTTGGAATATCTTATGGATAGAAGGCCTGAATTAGCCAATAGTGTACTTTTGCGACAAAATCCACACAATGTGGAGCAATGGCACAGGAGAATTAAGCTTTTTGAGGGTAATCCAACTAAACAGATACTGACTTATACTGAGGCAGTAAGAACAGTTGATCCAATGAAAGCTTTGGGAAAGCCCCACACTTTGTGGGTCGCTTTTGCCAAGTTGTATGAGAATCATAATGACCTTGTCAATGCAAGAGTAATTTTTGATAAGGCAGTGCAAGTGAACTATAAGACTGTAGATAATCTAGCTAGCATTTGGTGTGAATGGGCTGAAATGGAAATTAGACACAAAAATTTCAAAGGTGCACTTGAGTTGTTGAGGCGGGCCACAGCAGAACCATCAGTTGAAGTGAAAAGAAGAG TGGCTGCTGATGGCAATGAACCTGTCCAGATGAAGTTGCACAAGTCCTTGAGACTCTGGACCttttatgttgatttggaagagggaCTTGGGACCTTGGAGTCCACTCGAGCAGTTTATGAGCGGATATTGGACCTGAGAATAGCCACACCACAGATCATCATCAATTATTCATTGCTTCTAGAA GAACATAAATACTTTGAAGATGCATTTAAGGTTTACGAAAGGGGAGTGAAAATATTCAAGTACCCTCATGTGAAAGACATATGGGTTACATATCTTTCAAAGTTTGTGAAGAGATATGGAAAGTCAAAACTGGAACGAGCGAGAGAGTTATTTGAACATGCTATTGAAATG ACTCCTGCAGATTCCGTTAAACCTTTGTATCTTCAATATGCAAAGCTGGAAGAGGATTATGGTTTGGCAAAGCGAGCCATGAAGGTTTATGATCAAGCAACTAAGGCTGTCCCAAATAATGAAAAACTGGAGatgtataaaatttatattgccCGTGCAGCTGAGATATTTGGTGTCCCAAAAACAAGAGAAATATATGAGCAAGCAATAGAGTCTGGTCTTCCTGACAAAGATGTAAAGACAATGTGCTTGAAGTATGCTGAGTTGGAGAAGAGCCTGGGAGAGATTGATCGAGCTCGTGGAATATATGTATTTGCATCTCAATTTGCTGACCCGCGATCTGACGAAGATTTCTGGAATGAGTGGCATGAATTTGAGGTGAAACATGGAAATGAAGATACATTTCGAGAAATGCTGCGTATTAAACGAAGTGTTTCTGCAAGCTATAGTCAG ACACACTTTATTCTGCCGGAGTATTTAATGCAGAAGGATCAAAGGCTGAATATTGACGAGGCAAAAGACAAATTGAAACTGGCTGGGGTCCCTGAAGATGAAATGGCTGCACTAGAGAGGCAATTAGCCCCTGTGGCCAACAATGCTAAAGCTAAAGATAGTAGCAGGAAGGTGGGTTTTGTGAGTGCTGGGGTGGAATCACAACCTGATGGGGCAATGAAAGGTAATGCCAACCAAGAGGACATTGAATTGCCAGAAGAAAGCGACTCAGAAGATGATGAAAAGGTGGAAATTACACAAAAAGACGTTCCATCTGCTGTCTTTGGAGGATTGGTCAGGAAAAGGGAAGAGACTGAAAAGGAAGAACTTGGAGATCATGCCACAGCTGCTAAGGATAAGGATGGTGGTGCAGGCCCCCTTGGTGCCCTTGAGAGAATAAAGAGACTAAAACGGGGATGA
- the LOC110603164 gene encoding uncharacterized protein LOC110603164 produces the protein MGSFSLQTVLISTGVLFMALFLKASVPLMVDFSVYQAPLLWSSFASWLKPPYLYVIVNCIIITIVAFSRFHHTHGADNEQQEQIRSVSKISVREPDQFSAAEFRSDYGSTVVVAEDVYEKGEEKAGAGACAALFFEDKSTVLVNGSVEVEDKEDEDDYVISKSTWIPPKRMDSSENLMELLLPAEKPLVSARFGNRKPVRASPEGGKALRVAKPKRQETLENTWKMITEGRAMPLTRHLKKCETFENHGRQVNVCEVNPSALPLKSETFKDRTNYQLPPVGNSPVSGKLRKDPSLSQDELNRRVEAFIKKFNEEMRLQRQESLNQYKEMIARGSQ, from the exons ATGGGTTCATTCTCACTTCAAACTGTACTGATTTCTACTGGTGTTTTGTTCATGGCTTTGTTTCTCAAAGCCTCTGTTCCATTGATGGTAGATTTCTCTGTTTATCAAGCTCCTCTTTTATGGAGCTCCTTCGCTTCATGGCTTAAACCTCCTTATCTTTACGTTATTGTCAACTGCATCATTATAACCATCGTTGCCTTCTCTCGCTTCCACCATACCCATGGTGCTGATAATGAACAGCAGGAGCAAATACGATCTGTTTCGAAAATCTCGGTTCGTGAGCCGGATCAGTTCTCGGCTGCTGAGTTTCGCTCTGATTACGGGTCGACGGTGGTGGTGGCGGAGGATGTATATGAGAAAGGAGAGGAGAAGGCTGGTGCTGGTGCTTGTGCAGCTCTTTTTTTTGAGGATAAGAGTACTGTGTTGGTGAACGGTTCGGTGGAGGTTGAGGATAAAGAGGATGAAGATGACTATGTAATCTCGAAGTCCACGTGGATTCCTCCGAAGCGCATGGATTCGTCGGAGAATCTGATGGAGCTTCTTCTACCGGCTGAGAAACCTCTGGTTTCTGCTCGGTTTGGTAACCGGAAACCGGTCAGAGCTAGTCCTGAAG gagGAAAAGCGTTGAGAGTTGCAAAGCCGAAACGGCAGGAGACGCTGGAGAACACGTGGAAAATGATAACGGAGGGCCGAGCAATGCCGTTAACAAGGCACTTGAAGAAATGCGAGACGTTTGAGAATCACGGCCGTCAAGTCAACGTTTGTGAAGTGAACCCTTCTGCTCTACCTCTTAAATCAGAGACGTTCAAAGACAGGACCAATTACCAACTGCCACCTGTGGGTAACTCTCCTGTGTCAGGGAAGCTGAGAAAAGATCCGTCGCTGAGTCAGGACGAGCTGAACCGGCGAGTGGAGGCGTTTATTAAGAAGTTCAATGAGGAGATGAGATTGCAGAGACAAGAATCATTGAATCAGTACAAAGAAATGATTGCTCGTGGAAGCCAGTAA